A single window of Mycolicibacterium madagascariense DNA harbors:
- a CDS encoding LLM class flavin-dependent oxidoreductase: protein MQIGVGLDRGLGLSWDEYRDLGRYAARLGYDSVWTNASNGRDAMHVCAQWSVATADVVPGGIGTGVSVIPVGYWSPASLASAAATVGEISGGRFVLGLGAGALQDRAFRHSLGLDDRLRPIATMREWLTTVRGLLAGETVDHEGRAITLHGVDLGAPPPRVPVALGALGPNMLTLAGEAADAAALNWCTPEQVSASRDTVAAGARTAGRDPSEVAMIEYVRICVDDDVDVARRAYVRALMGYALARPGVNKTLGYRGHFGRMGFDDALNDLEDRRDRGASESELVDAFPEDLARLVGYFGPASGARAAFRRLAEGLDVAIVRVVAARPEPPSITAVMEACRPD from the coding sequence GTGCAGATCGGAGTGGGACTCGACCGAGGCCTGGGCCTGTCGTGGGACGAGTATCGCGACCTCGGCAGGTACGCCGCCCGCCTGGGATATGACAGTGTGTGGACCAACGCGTCGAACGGGCGCGATGCCATGCACGTCTGTGCGCAATGGTCGGTGGCCACCGCGGACGTCGTGCCCGGGGGCATCGGCACCGGCGTCTCCGTCATCCCGGTCGGCTACTGGTCACCCGCCTCGCTGGCCTCCGCGGCGGCCACGGTCGGCGAGATCTCCGGCGGTCGGTTCGTCCTTGGTCTGGGTGCGGGTGCACTGCAGGACCGCGCCTTCCGGCACTCCCTGGGCCTCGACGACCGGCTGCGACCGATCGCCACCATGCGCGAGTGGCTGACCACCGTGCGCGGGTTGCTCGCCGGCGAGACGGTCGACCACGAGGGCAGGGCCATCACGCTGCACGGCGTCGATCTGGGCGCACCGCCCCCTCGCGTGCCCGTGGCCCTCGGCGCCCTCGGCCCCAACATGCTCACCTTGGCCGGCGAGGCCGCGGACGCCGCCGCCCTCAACTGGTGCACCCCCGAGCAGGTGAGCGCCAGCCGCGACACCGTGGCCGCGGGCGCTCGGACGGCGGGACGCGATCCCAGCGAGGTCGCGATGATCGAGTACGTCCGCATCTGCGTGGACGACGACGTCGACGTCGCCCGTCGGGCCTACGTCAGGGCCCTGATGGGATATGCGCTGGCCCGGCCGGGTGTCAACAAGACCCTGGGGTACCGCGGCCACTTCGGGCGGATGGGTTTCGACGACGCCCTCAACGACCTCGAGGACCGCCGCGACCGGGGCGCCTCCGAGTCCGAACTCGTCGATGCGTTCCCCGAGGACCTGGCGCGACTGGTGGGCTACTTCGGGCCGGCGTCGGGCGCACGGGCGGCGTTCCGTCGGCTCGCCGAGGGACTCGACGTCGCGATCGTGCGGGTGGTGGCGGCCCGCCCGGAGCCGCCGTCGATCACGGCGGTGATGGAGGCCTGCCGGCCCGACTGA
- a CDS encoding tudor domain-containing protein, which produces MTAMRYNPPPNWPPPPPGWRPSPTWTPDPAWPPPPSGWQLFVDDEAAAADHPRPAIPDTLGELAADRLSVDHVGARAMAVWEDDGRYEIGTITGVSADPATITVRLAGSVTIAFPRDGGGPRLYVAT; this is translated from the coding sequence ATGACTGCGATGCGTTACAACCCGCCGCCGAACTGGCCGCCGCCTCCACCGGGATGGCGCCCCAGCCCCACCTGGACGCCCGACCCGGCCTGGCCCCCTCCGCCGTCCGGCTGGCAGCTGTTCGTCGACGACGAGGCGGCCGCCGCGGACCACCCCCGTCCGGCGATCCCGGACACGCTCGGCGAGCTCGCCGCCGATCGACTCTCGGTCGATCACGTGGGAGCCAGGGCCATGGCGGTGTGGGAGGACGACGGCCGCTACGAGATCGGCACGATCACCGGCGTCTCCGCCGACCCCGCCACCATCACGGTGCGTCTGGCGGGATCGGTCACCATCGCGTTCCCCCGCGACGGCGGCGGCCCCCGGCTCTACGTGGCGACCTGA